In Bradyrhizobium sp. CCBAU 051011, the following are encoded in one genomic region:
- a CDS encoding DUF5343 domain-containing protein has translation MALPDVYVQIYGQLPDIFKRISEGQAPDKFTSQYLKDIGFQSTNHRAIIPLLKALGFLSAEGVPTSRYHSYRDHSQARRVMGQAVREAYSDLFTIKAHPTDADRSLIEGKFKSAHNTTERMAKLMTSTFYSLLPLADLTAATPSITLESKQENEPTLPHEVSRSDKLVRSVRPATLHYNIQIHLPATKDVEVFNAIFKSLREHLLD, from the coding sequence ATGGCATTGCCGGACGTCTACGTTCAGATTTATGGGCAATTACCGGATATTTTCAAACGGATATCTGAGGGACAAGCGCCGGATAAATTTACCAGTCAATACCTGAAGGACATCGGCTTCCAGTCCACGAACCATCGCGCGATCATTCCGCTGTTAAAGGCGCTCGGGTTCCTGTCTGCGGAAGGAGTGCCTACGTCGCGCTACCATTCGTATCGAGATCACAGCCAAGCAAGAAGGGTAATGGGACAAGCGGTTCGGGAGGCATATTCAGATCTTTTTACGATCAAGGCTCATCCCACTGATGCGGATCGAAGCCTTATCGAGGGGAAGTTTAAAAGCGCACATAATACGACTGAGCGCATGGCCAAATTAATGACCAGCACCTTCTATTCACTCTTGCCATTAGCCGATCTCACGGCCGCGACACCAAGTATCACGCTCGAAAGCAAGCAGGAAAATGAGCCGACGCTGCCTCACGAAGTCTCTCGTTCTGACAAGCTCGTACGCTCAGTAAGACCAGCAACACTTCACTACAACATTCAGATCCACCTGCCTGCGACAAAGGACGTTGAGGTTTTCAATGCGATTTTCAAATCATTGAGGGAGCACCTTCTTGACTGA
- a CDS encoding Swt1 family HEPN domain-containing protein: MTDTRTALRDFMFRGLMFESKAAGFQSAGIQVGADVGQAEERLLSEALSPFGVVRRNQALEMGRLYVVIHCFENEVRSLIRETLEEKDGIDWIQKLPAKIRSFAEGRQKAAEQDSWLSGEKSDVLGFADFGHLATIIVEKWAHFEDLLPSQHWLKQRMDELEKVRHFIAHNRVLLPTEYQRVYMYIADWNRVVGL; encoded by the coding sequence TTGACTGACACCAGGACTGCTCTCAGAGATTTCATGTTTCGGGGACTAATGTTTGAGTCAAAAGCGGCTGGATTTCAATCCGCTGGTATCCAAGTTGGAGCGGATGTGGGCCAAGCGGAGGAAAGACTCCTATCGGAGGCGTTGTCGCCTTTCGGAGTCGTCCGGCGAAACCAAGCTTTGGAGATGGGACGGCTGTACGTTGTTATTCATTGTTTTGAGAACGAGGTGAGATCTCTGATTCGCGAAACGCTAGAAGAAAAAGACGGCATAGATTGGATTCAGAAGCTACCAGCAAAGATAAGGTCGTTTGCAGAGGGACGACAAAAAGCCGCTGAACAGGATTCTTGGCTAAGCGGAGAGAAGTCGGACGTGCTTGGGTTTGCGGATTTTGGCCATCTAGCGACTATCATTGTCGAGAAGTGGGCGCACTTCGAGGATTTGTTGCCAAGCCAGCATTGGTTGAAGCAGCGCATGGATGAACTGGAAAAAGTTCGCCACTTCATCGCGCATAATCGGGTGCTTCTGCCTACGGAGTATCAGCGCGTTTACATGTACATTGCTGATTGGAATCGTGTCGTTGGACTTTAG